Proteins from a genomic interval of Zingiber officinale cultivar Zhangliang chromosome 1B, Zo_v1.1, whole genome shotgun sequence:
- the LOC121973859 gene encoding uncharacterized protein LOC121973859 — MALEWVVLGYAAGAEAIMLLFLTLPGLDVLRRGLVAVVRSALKPLLAVVPFCLFLLADIYWKYEMRPTCEEEHACTPSEHVRHQKSIIKSQRNALLIGSALLLYWLLFSVTGLLVRINQLNQRIDKLKRSE, encoded by the coding sequence ATGGCTCTGGAGTGGGTGGTTCTGGGCTATGCGGCCGGCGCGGAGGCCATCATGCTTCTGTTCCTTACGCTTCCGGGCCTCGACGTCCTCCGCCGAGGGCTCGTCGCCGTCGTCCGCAGCGCCCTGAAGCCGCTCCTCGCGGTGGTGCCCTTCTGTCTCTTCCTCCTCGCCGACATCTACTGGAAGTACGAGATGCGGCCGACCTGCGAGGAGGAGCACGCCTGCACCCCTTCCGAGCACGTCCGCCACCAGAAGTCCATCATCAAGAGCCAGCGCAATGCCCTCCTCATCGGCTCCGCGCTCCTCCTCTACTGGCTCCTCTTCTCCGTCACCGGGCTTTTGGTCCGCATCAACCAGCTCAACCAGCGCATCGACAAGCTCAAACGCTCTGAATGA
- the LOC121973850 gene encoding putative serine/threonine-protein kinase → MATRSKKFFSGIVKRFFGDRRHKDGKKEKDDLAAIAATEQRVFRYETLVAATSNFSPKHKLGEGGFGPVYKGRLEDGREVAVKRLGRGSQQGAREFENEALLLSRVQHKNVVNLYGYCAHGDDKLLVYEYVPNESLDKLLFSRGEEGVDRRKRKAELDWARRYKVILGVARGLLYLHESAQTTIIHRDIKASNILLDGRWTPKIADFGMARLFPEDQTHVNTRVAGTNGYMAPEYVMHGVLSVKADVFSFGVLLLELVAGRKNSTFASLPDADVGSLLEWAWKLYKKGQSVELLDPALSPAISVAEAEQVAMCVQLALLCTQADPKQRPDMNRVFVALSKITTTMTTTTTLVLEEPMAPGLPGRRYRRRSHGLTTTYTRGSTAAAPTNTAGESSSASSATASTTSTTTTSAARSSTTRVASHP, encoded by the exons ATGGCCACGAGAAGCAAGAAGTTCTTCAGCGGCATCGTGAAGCGCTTCTTCGGAGATCGCCGCCACAAAG acgggaagaaggagaaggacgaCTTGGCGGCGATAGCGGCGACGGAGCAAAGGGTGTTCCGGTACGAGACGCTGGTGGCGGCCACCAGCAATTTCAGCCCCAAGCACAAGCTTGGCGAAGGGGGATTCGGTCCAGTCTACAAG GGGCGGCTCGAGGACGGGCGGGAGGTGGCGGTGAAGCGGCTGGGGCGGGGGTCGCAGCAGGGCGCGAGGGAGTTCGAGAACGAAGCGCTGCTGTTGTCTCGGGTGCAGCACAAGAACGTGGTGAACCTCTACGGCTACTGCGCCCATGGCGACGACAAGCTCCTCGTCTACGAGTATGTCCCCAACGAGAGCCTCGACAAGCTCCTCTTCTCCC GGGGAGAAGAGGGGGTTGATCGGAGGAAGAGGAAGGCGGAGCTGGACTGGGCCCGGCGGTACAAGGTAATCCTCGGGGTGGCGCGAGGGCTGCTTTACCTCCACGAGTCGGCGCAAACCACTATCATTCACCGCGACATCAAGGCCAGCAACATCCTGCTCGACGGCCGTTGGACGCCCAAGATCGCTGACTTCGGCATGGCTCGGCTGTTCCCGGAGGACCAGACCCACGTCAACACCCGCGTCGCCGGCACCAACGGCTACATGGCCCCCGAGTATGTCATGCACGGCGTCCTCTCCGTCAAGGCTGATGTCTTCAGCTTTGGCGTGCTCCTCCTCGAGCTCGTCGCCGGCCGCAAGAACTCCACCTTCGCCTCCCTCCCCGACGCCGACGTCGGCAGCCTCCTTGAATGG GCATGGAAGCTTTACAAGAAGGGGCAGAGCGTGGAGCTGTTGGATCCGGCCCTGTCGCCGGCGATCAGCGTCGCAGAAGCGGAGCAGGTAGCGATGTGCGTTCAGCTAGCGCTCCTCTGCACCCAGGCCGACCCGAAGCAGCGTCCCGACATGAATCGCGTCTTCGTCGCGCTGTCAAAAATTACCACGAcgatgacgacgacgacgacgttGGTGTTGGAGGAGCCAATGGCGCCCGGACTTCCCGGACGCAGGTACCGAAGGAGATCCCACGGACTCACCACCACCTACACCCGGGGATCCACCGCCGCAGCACCCACCAATACAGCCGGCGAATCTTCCTCCGCCTCCTCCGCCACCGCCTCCACCACTAGCACTACAACCACCAGCGCCGCTCGTTCGAGCACGACGCGCGTTGCATCGCATCCGTAG
- the LOC121973868 gene encoding NADH-ubiquinone oxidoreductase 20.9 kDa subunit-like, protein MNIDITAGAKPEYPVIDRNPPFTKTVANFSTLDYLRLSTITAVSVTVGYLSGIKPNVRGPSMVTGGIIGLMGGFMYAYQNSVGRLMGFFPNEAEVARYKKA, encoded by the exons ATGAACATCGACATCACTGCTGGGGCGAAGCCGGAATACCCGGTGATAGACCGCAACCCGCCCTTCACCAAGACCGTCGCCAACTTCAGCACCCTCGATTACCTCCGCCTCTCCACAATCACCGCCGTCTCCGTCACCGTCGGCTACCTATCCG GGATCAAGCCCAACGTCCGCGGACCTTCCATGGTGACCGGAGGCATCATCGGGCTTATGGGTGGTTTCATGTATGCATACCAGAACTCTGTCGGCCGACTCATGGGTTTCTTCCCCAACGAGGCTGAGGTGGCCCGCTATAAGAAGGCGTAG